The sequence below is a genomic window from Sporolituus thermophilus DSM 23256.
TCCATGTTAATTTTGTTCTGCTGGACGCGGATCTTCAGGCCTTTGAGGTCGTCGATGCTGCTTAAGGGCTTGCGGGCATAGAAGCTACGAGCGCCCGAATCATAGTAGGCAAGGCCCTTCATTTTCGATTTCTCAAGGCTGTCAAGCAGTTTATTACCGGTATCGCTCTGGAGGAATTTCCAGAGGTGTGCTTCACTGTCAAAGACATAGGGCAGGGAGAGAACGCCGAAGTTCTTATTGAATTCAGCCAGCGGCGCGGCGTTGACGCGGGTGAGCTCGATGGCGCCGAGCTGCACTTGCTCGATAACGGCCTTTTCCTCACCTAGCTGGCCGGAAGGAAACACTTCAATCTTAATACGGCCGTTGGTACGCTCATACACGAGTTCGGCGAATTTCTTGTCACCAAGGGTAGTGGGGTAATCGGGCGGATGCGTTTCCGCCAGGCGCCAGGTGTACTTGGCGCCTTCCGTTTTCTTGTCGCCTTGCGTGCCGCTTTTGGAACCGCAACCGCTGAGCAGCAGCGAACCGGCGACGAGCAGGGACAGGGCAGCCACTACAAGTTTTTTGCCTTTCATGTATCTCATCTCCTTCGGTAAATATTGTGGGAGAGTATCCCCTAGGTACACGGCTACTTAAACAGACTGGGCAGCCAGAGCGACAATTGCGGCACATAGGTGACAAGCATGAGCACGACAATCATGCCGTAGAAGAAGGGCAACATCGCTTTCGTTCCCTGTTCGACGGTAATCTTGCCGATGGCGCAGCCGACGAACAGCACGGTGCCGACCGGCGGGGTAAGCAGACCCATGCCGGCATTAAGGATCATGAGAATGCCGAACTGGATGGGATCCATGCCCAGCTTGGTAACAACCGGCAGCAAGACAGGCGACAGAATGAGAATCATCGGCGCCATGTCCATCGGGCCGCCTAAAAGCAGCAGGAGAATGTTGATCATCAGCAGGATGACAAAGGGACTGTCCGAGACACTGAGGAAAGCCTGGGTAATAAGGTCAGGCAGCTTGAGATAGGCCATAATCCAGCCGAAAGCGTTAGACGCGGCGATGAGGAAGTACACCATGAGCACGATGCGGAAAGTGCGCTTGAGCACAGGCCACATCCGGCTGAGCGGTACTTCCCGGTAAATGCCGAAGGCCAGGATGAAGGCGTAGGTAGCAGCAAGGGCACCGGATTCGGTAGCCGTAAACCATCCGGAAATGATCCCGCCGAGGATGATAACCGCCGGGGTCATGGAGACGATGCCGTGCAGCA
It includes:
- a CDS encoding TRAP transporter substrate-binding protein, whose protein sequence is MKGKKLVVAALSLLVAGSLLLSGCGSKSGTQGDKKTEGAKYTWRLAETHPPDYPTTLGDKKFAELVYERTNGRIKIEVFPSGQLGEEKAVIEQVQLGAIELTRVNAAPLAEFNKNFGVLSLPYVFDSEAHLWKFLQSDTGNKLLDSLEKSKMKGLAYYDSGARSFYARKPLSSIDDLKGLKIRVQQNKINMEMVSALGASATPMPYGEVFSALQTGVIDAAENNYPSYFSSNHYQAAKYYILDKHQRTPEVLLISKTAWDKLSDEDKKIIKQAALDSVAFQREAWAKYEKDAETKLRAAGVTITEVKDVKPWQDAVKSVIDKYRDEYKEMLDAIDQARK